The genomic interval ATTGCGGTCATGATCTTCGTAATGCTTGCAATCGACCGCTGTTCATGTGCTTGCTTATCATATAGTACTCTCCCCGAGGACTGTTCCATCAAGACGGCATTATTCGCCGATATCCCGGGCTTCGCTTGTCCGACAGACGGCGATATCAAGGTACTAACAAGAAAAAAAACAATCATTAAAACTGCATATCCACGCATAACTTCTCCTCCTGCAGATGTGGTATCTGTACAGTTTATGCTTACTAGACAGGAACATATGACTGAAATTGGACAGCCTATCTGTAAACAAAAAATCCTTACATCTAGTAAGGATTCGGAAAATTGTATGTGTAGTTGTTACTCATCAACTGGTTCGTGAAAATTCTCAAAAAACAGATTAGCCTCTCGTTCAAACTCCTGTTCACTGAAATCTTCCGGAAGGGGTGGCAGCTCATCCAGTGACGTTAAACCAAAATATGTAAGAAATTCCTTTGATGTGGCGAATAAGATTGGCCGTCCAACGCCTTCTTTTCGACCTGCCTCCTCAATCAGTGATCTGTTCATTAATGTCTGTATTGGCCGATCACTTTTCACCCCACGTATTTCCTCGATTTCCGTCCTGGTAATAGGCTGCTGATAAGCTATAATAGCTAATGTCTCCAAGGCTGCTTGTGACATTTTTGAAGATTGTGCTGTTTCGAGGAGTTTTTTGAAATACGAGCTGTACTCCGGCTTCGTTGTCAGATGGACTCCATTGTGTGACCGCATCAGCAGTATACCTCGGTCCGTATTTCCATAATCATATTCCAATTCTTCCAGCACATGTTCAACCGCTTCGTTCGTTATATCAAGAATACGTGCAAGCTGGCTGACAGTTACCCCTTCGTCTCCACTAGCAAACAGTAACCCCTCTGTTATAGCTTTTAATGCATTCATTTCCACGATTATTCCCCCAAGTTATTGAAAACATATAATTCACCAAAGTGCTTTTCTTGGCG from Lentibacillus cibarius carries:
- the scpB gene encoding SMC-Scp complex subunit ScpB, which codes for MEMNALKAITEGLLFASGDEGVTVSQLARILDITNEAVEHVLEELEYDYGNTDRGILLMRSHNGVHLTTKPEYSSYFKKLLETAQSSKMSQAALETLAIIAYQQPITRTEIEEIRGVKSDRPIQTLMNRSLIEEAGRKEGVGRPILFATSKEFLTYFGLTSLDELPPLPEDFSEQEFEREANLFFENFHEPVDE